In Megalops cyprinoides isolate fMegCyp1 chromosome 12, fMegCyp1.pri, whole genome shotgun sequence, the sequence aaatggaAACCCAAGAAACTTTTTTTAGGGAAATTACCCCCTTTTTTGAGTTTAGTTTGCTACATGGTAAGTCATGTGGCTCTTTCTCATTTATTCTTAAACTGACATACTGATGAAACttctcacacacattccctgTCCACACACAATAAAGGCTAGCAAGACAGGACCACAGAGAGCCCATTTTAGTTTCTGAGTGTCATGTTAGAGGACCTAACTCTATACTTTAAAGAGGAATGATACGCTTGGGCTGCCAGGATGGAGTAACACCACTGCAAGTAACCCCTCTCTATACAGCAGCCTGTATATAACTCCTTGACACCCTCTATTGGCACAAATCATTCAAATAATACAGCCTTCTCTCACTTAATgctaaatgaattaaaatgtatatcatTTACATAGCAaccaaattttaaaattcagagaTGGTTAAATAGTAGCGAATTCCTCTCCTGTTTGctacattaaatgcaatttcagtGTTTATACTTAATGGATATGCAATGAATGTTTAACCAATATGCTACGGTTTACCTTGTATGACAGGCATGTTACAACTAATATTGTATTACCTCTGTGAAGTGGATTTCTTGGAAAAAAGGACATTGAACTTATATTTAGCATCACTGAAGCCTGAGCATATCAGTTATGCCTCcttctcttttccttcttttcctcttccttacTTTATGTCCTCCTGTTCCTCTTCCCCCTACGTTTGCCCCTTCACATTCTCCTTACAGGTGTCCCTCCAGGATGCTGCTGACAGCCTGCTCCAGTGCCGAAGTTCCTCTGCCGTCCTGAGGGGGGCGTGCTTGGAGGGCAGGGGGCCCCTGCAGGCGCTGCAGCTCCAGGATGCTGTCGATGGCGCTCTGCAGGTGCTCGCTGAGCGCACTGTCCTCCGGCGGGGGCGGCGGGCTCGGCTGCTCCTGGCGAGGATTGGACCGAGGCCGCTTGGGCTCGGGGGGGCTGAGGACGGGGTCTGAAGTGGGCGGCTCTGGAGCGGTAGTCCGCCCGTCCGCTGCAGTCCGCGAGTCCGGTGCGGTCCTTGAATCGGCAGCTGTCTGCGCGTCGGCAAccctgctgctgccgccgccaTGTTTTGCGAGCCTGGCCTCCTCGGCTGGCGCCGGCGGGTGCGAGCCCGGCGGAAGCTGCTGGTTTCTGCTCTGGGGCTGAGGAGAGTCCCATAACCCCGAGCCCTGCCCGCTTAGCATGCTCCCCCCGTTGGTCAGCTTCCCCGCGCAGTCCTGCTTCTGGGAACAGGGGGCGGCGTACGTGGCATCGCAGGCTGAGTTGTGAACCACCTTCCGGGATCCCGACTCGTGCTTTATGGTGAGCTTGAGCGCCCCCCGGCTACTAGAGCGGTATGTCTTAAGTCCTGGGGGTCGGTCAGAGAGCAGGGCCCACGATGGAGAGGAGGGCGGGCTGCTGGACTGGAGAAAAGGGGACGCTGTACCATGGGAGCCGGATGCTGATTTATGTAGAGATAACAGGAAGGATTCTGCCGAAACCCAAGACAAGAAGCACAATGTCAAAACCAATTCTCCACTTTCTGCTCAGCAAAACCACCTGATCGCACTGAGAGATTCAAACCAGCACTGAGTCCTGGTCAAACAAGCACATCATCTTTATTAGGAAAGACCACTATAAGGAGGGCTGCAGCTGCATGTTCTCTAACTCCAAACCTGGAAtctctcctctttcacacaTCTGGTGCCAGGGCCTGTAGCAGGGTGGAACAACCTTGCCCCCCATCGGTACTGACCTGGATCCAGCCGAGCCTTGCGCCTCTcctcccccagcacccccctctCCGCCTGGAGGAACAGACGCTCCAGCATCACCATCTCTGCAGACGGGCTCACCTGCTACCAAAACGGAAAACAGCAGGACAGAGTCAGCTGACCCGCGTACACACCCAGCTCATACACTGAGATGTTGCAAAGGCACAATCAGTCCAGCATCTTCCTTCAGTGAAGGGTACGTAAATGTACACGGGCTGGCGATGAGATAAGACGGAGACACACCGCAGGAGGGAAAAGAGGGGTGGAGCTGAGAGGAAGATTGATGAATGAGGGATATCGAGCCATCTCTTACCTGCGCCTCGCCAAGCAACAGCTGCCGGTACTTGTTGAGCATGTCCTTGGTACGTTTCAGCAGGATCCCTGACACAGTGTCAAACTGCTCATCCACTGCACACAGGGGAAACACACAGGAAGTCTCATTAATGCAtagacacgcacgcacacacagacacatagatgGGACTAGGCTCATTCTGAATGCAGTGGTCCAAAAGTGGGGTTACCTGTGAGGAAACAGGTCTGGCCGGGAAGGTATCCGGCACATGTGTGGTATGGCAACAGGCGACTGACAGCGTCTTCCAGGGACAGGAACGGAGAGCGGGAATCAGGGTTCAGAACCAGACCATGgtccaaacacagctgctgttggAACCTGTAGggcacatgcactcacattaGAGCATGTACTGCAGGTACACCATATCATCTCCTATGCATGAGTTGGGATGGTCAGCAACAGTACTTATATGACTACTCTGTAGCCACTGAAGTCTTGTTTGGTCATGCAACATGTATAAGATATAAACAATTCTTGTGCAATATTACAGGATAGCTGTGTCTCATGATAACACACAAAAGCCACAATTGGAGAAGGGGTTTCACAATTTTATTTAGAATATTTATGTCCTTGACTCTTGCCCATCATCACAAAGATGTTGATTTTCCTCTAAAAGAGCTGTGTGCAGTTCAGCATgtgccccactgccccactgaGTGCCCCAAACAAGCCTGGAACACAAGCTGAGCCAGAACGGTCCCAACTGAGCCTTTTTTGCACAGAGTGCACTTCTAGGTTTGAAACAGTCACCAGGTGCACAGCAGAAAGCGTCTGGCCACCTAGACGCTGACATCGTAGCATGCTATGACCTATTTTAGGCATTTTGGCTTTAGTGCATCCAgagtgaaagtttttttttatatacctcTGATGAACAGTGCATGGCCAGTATAGAAAATGTGTGATAACTTCACCATGTGTGCCACTGAAGGACTGCGTGAAGGTAAAGTGTTATCAGTGATTATTGTGACAGATGTGGGTCTCCTGGATTTGGTGAATGGATCTTGGAGAGTCAATGTGTGCACAACATCTGTTACTGCTCAGCTGTAAAATGATTTCTCTGTAAACAAACTTTTTCTGGCAAAAGGTTACACTCAACTGCACAGTTCCCCGTTTccattttaatgcagtgttgCCTGATTGTTGCTTTGTGGCGGGTTCCTCTCACCTGTGTCTGCGCATTGCAAGGGAAagcctctcttctctctctgtttccacaCAGGTACTTACCTGGTGGCAGAAATAAGGCattgcagcacacagcagacacatgtAGCCTGAACATAGCTTGCACAGTGCTCTTTTGATGAAAGACCATAATGCAGTGCACTCCAGGTGTGATAATCGCATCCATCCAACATGACTGCACTCTATTAAGTGTTTGATTCTTAAAAGCTGAATTAGAAATGaattcataaaatgaataattatgttttaaaatataaacagagtTATAATCAGAGTGTACTTTGATTTCATTCTCTTTTATAATTATTTCCAGAAATGAAATAGAAAGTGATATTTTAAGCTGTCGAGGGGTACAAGAGCAATGTCTTATCGAGGACAGAACACACTTGTAAACTTTTACTTACAAGACCATCTCCTGAACTACTGCCCCACACTAAACACCACTACAACTATTCCCCCCACACTACCAAACACCACTACCACTACTTCCCCACACCACCAATCATAGCatcacacactgccccacagCGTCACCCCGAGTTCTGGCAAATGCTCTGTCACCTGTGTCCTCTGCTGCAGCACTGTCTGGATCTGGGACTCCTGTGCATGTTGCTTGTGAAGGTGTGGCCCTGGGACCTGGGGGCCTTGGACTTTGGGGGAGGCTGGACAAACTCCAAAAGCTAGCATATTACCGTCCACAGTCAAAGCTGCTGCTGGttctggagaagagagggagagagagagagagatgggtgaCGCCGAGGCTCAGAGAGAAATTCCGTTTGCTATCCTCGGATGATTAGTTCGGATTGTGCGGTGATACTTACTACCTTGCGTCCGCTGTTGGGCCGGGTGGTCATTCTGTACCCGAGGGCACACAGGTGCAGGCGTAGGCACTGTCTGCAGCTGAACGGAGAGACTCAcaggcagaggggaggagacCGCGCCTCCTGGAGCCACGGCTCGCACCTGAGCGGCTGCCTTGCCGGGGCCCGGCCTAGACAGACTCACAGCCTGCCCGCCTGAGGGCGAGGAGAAGCTAACCGGGGGCACGCTCAGAGGGGTCTGCCCAATCAGAGACGGGTGTGCCCCCGTTTGCTCATTCCCTGGGTGGGTGGGAGTGGTCACCGCAGCGGGATTCTGTGTCACCGGCAGGCTTATTGTCTGGCCCATTGTGGGAAGCGTGGGGGTGGCTGACTCCCTCTGATTGGCTAAGGAGGAGGACGGTGGGGAAATCTGCATTGGCAGGGTCCCAGCCAAGCTGTCCACAGGGGGGGAGGGAAGCTCAAGAGCCTGCtgtaatgaaaaggaaaatagaGCATAATCAAACATGTGCTATCAAAATCAGTTAGCATGACATAAATCTCCATAACTCTGTAATAATACATGAATCAAATGGttgtaaaaaagcaaaaaatggaCTGTACATATTCCCTGAAGGATTACTGCTATATGGAAACAGAAAGtaaaacatcataaaatatGTGCCATCAAAACTAGTTTACATAAGAATAAATCATTAATCATTTCTGACATAAAAAATTcttgtgaaaaggaaaaaatgggtCTTGTGTTTTCCCTGAAGGATCACTATTGAATGACAAAGGACAAGTAAGGACAAAGGACTGAGAAAAGGACTGGCGAACAGAAATCAACACCCTGCACCAGCCAAACCAAGCACAAGCAAGTGAGCAAGAGACAGACTTTTCTGCAATCTAAAGTCATATCTAGTGTATATCCACACAGCCACTGGAGCAATGAATCCAACATTATAGCAAACAGCTACAATGATTACTTTCTATTTTCTTAAAGTGGCCTTTTCAGTCAAAATCACTAATATTTGAAGACTAAGAATAATGCTTTAAAAGTGCAGTTATCCTCCTAGAGCAGAATACTCCTGATGACTTAACTAGAACAAAGGCAGCGCTGAGCTGTTACTTTAAGTCAATGGGAGGAAATtactaaattaaacaaaatactGTAAGGTGCACATAAAGGGTACAGGCAGCCTTTTTTGCGTTTTTAAGCAATCAAGAGACATTATGTACAGACAAAACCAATTCATGCCAAAAATGTCCCGGTTCTTCTCCTTGACATAGAGCAAATTCCAGTTACATCATCAGAAGCAGAGAGGTGGGATACTCCCTGGGCTCAATGTGCTCTGGAAGCAGTTTTCTCAGTCATGAAAGTAACGTTTCatacaaacacaacatttcaaactttatttttatttggtgaTAGCATCTTGCACGtcttctgaaaataaaacctGGCGTGTAAACGATCAGCTGAACGCAGGCTTTCCAGCTGGCCATTTCGGTCCTTTGGATTTAGTCTGACTGCCACTGCAAAGCTGTACACTCAGAGATGCTCACCTGGTTCACCTGTTGCATATGGTGCACATGGCCCTGTTTCTGAAGAGGGAGGCTGGGGACCTCCTCCAGCacctgctgcctgtctgtctgtggcatCAGGTGTTTGGGCAAGGGCGTGGCCGGCTCGTGGGGCAGGGGGCCCTCAGGCAGCGGCTGCAGTAGGGTCACCACGGGAGGGGGCAGCTGGAGCTCCGCCGGGGACGGCTGGGGGGCTTGCTGGAGGAGATGCTGATTTGGCTGGGGGAGAGTCATGAGACAACACTGACAGCTTTAACTGACTGCTGGTGGATTTGCACAGGCGTGCCTTCACAGTGATAGCTGGTGCAGACGGTGGGGGGAATCACAAGGTGAGAACTCACCCGCTGGAGGTGGAGGAACTGCTCCTCGCTGGCGCCCGTCTCCTCCAGGCCCGGCCTGTCGGGCAGCAGGAGCACGGAGGCCTGGGGGAGGTTCAGCTGCTTGTCCTGCACTGCTGGGATGGGCTGCTGGCCCTGGGGGGCGAATGGCAGGCCCTGCACCACAGACGGGCCGTTGACGATGGAGATGGAAGTCATGTCGGGGGCCAGCATGGCAGGGCTGTTGATCAGGGTGATGTGGTTACCCAGGGCTGCGCCGTGGAGCAAGGCGCCCcgctgcccctgcccctgcgGGGTGTAGGTTCCAGCCAGCTGTGCCGGCATCTGGAAGACGGCGGGGGGtgcagactgcagctgcaggg encodes:
- the si:ch211-168d23.3 gene encoding BRD4-interacting chromatin-remodeling complex-associated protein, with translation MEDEDGTCLLDVLCDPQALNDFLHGTNELENEDLLINSSSGEPSLFADAPSPVSLLADNTPSQDTPPPGCVDLSFLEEALLGSPEGGGGPEVGGAVGAGEEEEACDILQQSLQEADITEQTLALEAGLAPPGEALSLYPPGTVLAPPASHFLSKPLNIPPLPAMPRDTQAAVEPPQPSLLAVGPGCPSLKPAAPQMMGLLPGTVFPVPPPDASFSLSPAQGSGMVIQKALPSLTGRPLLAPTLRATAAHGILLPRGPLPIQPKLPVSIQPRLVQISPKPPGQKTSPGLTFVPGTASSNILLSPTLGPKQQPPAPNLSKPVSLQLVNQGGSIVIQPPGLLQGHNQFLLPGQTPVTVSQPASAPRPLLTTASPQGPSLRGGAPSGQLVDGTQILTASPRQLNFSPVFTTPTGQLAVRQGALLSGPLQLQSAPPAVFQMPAQLAGTYTPQGQGQRGALLHGAALGNHITLINSPAMLAPDMTSISIVNGPSVVQGLPFAPQGQQPIPAVQDKQLNLPQASVLLLPDRPGLEETGASEEQFLHLQRPNQHLLQQAPQPSPAELQLPPPVVTLLQPLPEGPLPHEPATPLPKHLMPQTDRQQVLEEVPSLPLQKQGHVHHMQQVNQQALELPSPPVDSLAGTLPMQISPPSSSLANQRESATPTLPTMGQTISLPVTQNPAAVTTPTHPGNEQTGAHPSLIGQTPLSVPPVSFSSPSGGQAVSLSRPGPGKAAAQVRAVAPGGAVSSPLPVSLSVQLQTVPTPAPVCPRVQNDHPAQQRTQGKPAAALTVDGNMLAFGVCPASPKVQGPQVPGPHLHKQHAQESQIQTVLQQRTQVSTCVETEREERLSLAMRRHRFQQQLCLDHGLVLNPDSRSPFLSLEDAVSRLLPYHTCAGYLPGQTCFLTVDEQFDTVSGILLKRTKDMLNKYRQLLLGEAQQVSPSAEMVMLERLFLQAERGVLGEERRKARLDPESFLLSLHKSASGSHGTASPFLQSSSPPSSPSWALLSDRPPGLKTYRSSSRGALKLTIKHESGSRKVVHNSACDATYAAPCSQKQDCAGKLTNGGSMLSGQGSGLWDSPQPQSRNQQLPPGSHPPAPAEEARLAKHGGGSSRVADAQTAADSRTAPDSRTAADGRTTAPEPPTSDPVLSPPEPKRPRSNPRQEQPSPPPPPEDSALSEHLQSAIDSILELQRLQGPPALQARPPQDGRGTSALEQAVSSILEGHL